One genomic region from Oncorhynchus gorbuscha isolate QuinsamMale2020 ecotype Even-year linkage group LG13, OgorEven_v1.0, whole genome shotgun sequence encodes:
- the LOC123993033 gene encoding leucine-rich repeat and fibronectin type III domain-containing protein 1-like protein isoform X1: MRALAAGSWTTPSGAFASASLIRSLAMEHLFLCLALLAAPVATMLCPKRCTCQNLMPSYTVLCAKTGLLFVPPNIDRQTAELRLMDNFITTLRHRDFANMSSLIHLTLSRNTISQIKPYAFADLQDLHALHLDANRLTMLDDTHFQGLVNLRHMILANNQLHSISEGAFQDFLETLEDLDLSYNNLVNIPWETIGLLASVNTLSLDHNLIEMVPEGIFSNLHKLARLDMTSNKLKKIPPDPLFLRIPVYAKLKGSPLTSLVLSFGGNPLHCNCELVWLRRLTREDDLETCASPRELAGKYFWTIREEEFVCEPPMITRHTSKMFVMEGQEVSLRCKSVGDPEPSTHWVSPEGKLIGNTSRTICYENGSLDILTTTVKDSGKFTCIASNAAGEATAPVELVVNPSPHFDPKLEPEPGPSDIPTSIKSNASGGHARTDHQRVSVSELSSTSVTIRWPPQDHIPGVRMYQIQYNSSSDDILIYRMIPASHKFFLLSDLATQRDYDLCVLAVYDDGVTALTGTRLVGCVAFTTEREYRQCRSLHDQFLGGTMIIVIGGIIVASVLVFIFILLMKYKLHSNHYKQKAAHVSNVCSQTNGGHAAGGGGPPIPPSSSGSANKPMPPGPVDKVGHEGPHQASEGGFGGPLKGTTVVDLNPDYGKSVKDEDAISQ, encoded by the exons GAGCCTAGCCATGGAGCACCTGTTCCTGTGCCTGGCCCTCCTCGCTGCGCCCGTCGCCACCATGCTGTGCCCCAAGCGCTGCACCTGCCAGAACCTCATGCCCTCCTATACTGTTCTCTGCGCCAAGACAGGCCTGCTCTTCGTGCCACCAAACATTGACCGGCAGACTGCCGAGCTGCGCCTCATGGACAACTTCATAACCACCCTTCGTCACCGTGACTTTGCTAACATGAGCAGCCTCATCCACCTGACGCTGTCGCGCAATACCATTAGCCAGATCAAGCCGTATGCCTTCGCCGACCTGCAGGACCTGCACGCCCTGCACCTGGACGCCAACCGGCTCACCATGCTGGACGACACCCATTTCCAGGGCCTGGTCAACCTCAGGCACATGATCCTGGCCAACAACCAGCTGCACAGCATCTCAGAGGGGGCCTTCCAGGACTTCCTGGAGACCCTAGAAGACCTGGACCTGTCCTATAACAACCTGGTGAACATTCCCTGGGAGACCATTGGCCTGCTGGCCAGTGTCAACACCCTCAGTCTGGACCACAACCTCATAGAGATGGTCCCCGAGGGCATCTTCTCCAACCTGCACAAGCTGGCGCGTCTAGACATGACCTCCAACAAGCTGAAGAAAATCCCTCCAGATCCCCTGTTCCTGAGGATCCCAGTGTACGCTAAGCTGAAAGGTTCTCCACTCACATCCCTGGTGCTGAGCTTCGGTGGGAACCCGCTGCACTGTAACTGTGAGCTAGTTTGGCTGAGGAGGCTGACCAGGGAAGACGACCTGGAGACATGCGCCTCCCCCCGAGAGCTCGCCGGCAAGTATTTCTGGACCATCCGCGAGGAGGAGTTTGTGTGCGAGCCACCCATGATCACGCGGCACACCTCCAAGATGTTTGTGATGGAGGGTCAGGAGGTGAGCTTGCGCTGTAAGTCAGTGGGCGACCCGGAACCTTCCACGCATTGGGTCAGCCCCGAGGGGAAGCTGATTGGGAACACGTCCCGCACCATCTGCTATGAGAATGGCTCGTTGGACATCCTCACCACCACTGTGAAGGACTCTGGGAAGTTCACATGCATCGCATCCAACGCCGCCGGCGAGGCAACGGCTCCCGTGGAGCTGGTGGTTAACCCCTCTCCACACTTTGACCCCAAGCTGGAGCCCGAGCCTGGCCCCTCTGACATCCCCACCTCCATCAAGTCCAACGCCAGCGGGGGCCACGCCCGCACCGACCATCAGAGGGTCAGTGTGTCAGAGCTGAGCTCGACCTCGGTCACCATCCGATGGCCCCCTCAGGACCACATTCCGGGGGTCCGTATGTACCAGATCCAGTACAACAGCTCCTCCGACGACATCCTCATATACAG gatgatCCCTGCGTCTCATAAGTTCTTCCTACTCAGTGACTTGGCCACTCAACGGGATTATGACCTGTGTGTGCTGGCGGTGTACGACGATGGCGTCACGGCCCTAACCGGCACCCGCCTGGTGGGCTGCGTGGCTTTTACCACAGAGCGCGAGTACCGTCAGTGCCGCTCCCTCCACGACCAATTCCTGGGCGGAACCATGATCATCGTGATCGGCGGTATCATAGTGGCGTCCGTGCTTGtcttcatcttcatcctcctcatGAAATACAAGCTGCACAGCAACCATTACAAGCAGAAGGCGGCACATGTCAGCAACGTGTGCTCTCAGACCAACGGAGGCCACGCGGCGGGCGGGGGAGGCCCTCCCATCCCCCCTTCCTCCTCAGGCTCGGCTAATAAGCCCATGCCTCCTGGCCCAGTGGACAAGGTAGGGCACGAGGGACCCCATCAGGCCTCGGAAGGGGGCTTCGGAGGGCCCTTGAAAGGGACCACCGTAGTGGACTTGAACCCAGACTACGGGAAGTCAGTGAAGGACGAGGATGCTATATCACAATAA
- the LOC123993033 gene encoding leucine-rich repeat and fibronectin type III domain-containing protein 1-like protein isoform X2 → MEHLFLCLALLAAPVATMLCPKRCTCQNLMPSYTVLCAKTGLLFVPPNIDRQTAELRLMDNFITTLRHRDFANMSSLIHLTLSRNTISQIKPYAFADLQDLHALHLDANRLTMLDDTHFQGLVNLRHMILANNQLHSISEGAFQDFLETLEDLDLSYNNLVNIPWETIGLLASVNTLSLDHNLIEMVPEGIFSNLHKLARLDMTSNKLKKIPPDPLFLRIPVYAKLKGSPLTSLVLSFGGNPLHCNCELVWLRRLTREDDLETCASPRELAGKYFWTIREEEFVCEPPMITRHTSKMFVMEGQEVSLRCKSVGDPEPSTHWVSPEGKLIGNTSRTICYENGSLDILTTTVKDSGKFTCIASNAAGEATAPVELVVNPSPHFDPKLEPEPGPSDIPTSIKSNASGGHARTDHQRVSVSELSSTSVTIRWPPQDHIPGVRMYQIQYNSSSDDILIYRMIPASHKFFLLSDLATQRDYDLCVLAVYDDGVTALTGTRLVGCVAFTTEREYRQCRSLHDQFLGGTMIIVIGGIIVASVLVFIFILLMKYKLHSNHYKQKAAHVSNVCSQTNGGHAAGGGGPPIPPSSSGSANKPMPPGPVDKVGHEGPHQASEGGFGGPLKGTTVVDLNPDYGKSVKDEDAISQ, encoded by the exons ATGGAGCACCTGTTCCTGTGCCTGGCCCTCCTCGCTGCGCCCGTCGCCACCATGCTGTGCCCCAAGCGCTGCACCTGCCAGAACCTCATGCCCTCCTATACTGTTCTCTGCGCCAAGACAGGCCTGCTCTTCGTGCCACCAAACATTGACCGGCAGACTGCCGAGCTGCGCCTCATGGACAACTTCATAACCACCCTTCGTCACCGTGACTTTGCTAACATGAGCAGCCTCATCCACCTGACGCTGTCGCGCAATACCATTAGCCAGATCAAGCCGTATGCCTTCGCCGACCTGCAGGACCTGCACGCCCTGCACCTGGACGCCAACCGGCTCACCATGCTGGACGACACCCATTTCCAGGGCCTGGTCAACCTCAGGCACATGATCCTGGCCAACAACCAGCTGCACAGCATCTCAGAGGGGGCCTTCCAGGACTTCCTGGAGACCCTAGAAGACCTGGACCTGTCCTATAACAACCTGGTGAACATTCCCTGGGAGACCATTGGCCTGCTGGCCAGTGTCAACACCCTCAGTCTGGACCACAACCTCATAGAGATGGTCCCCGAGGGCATCTTCTCCAACCTGCACAAGCTGGCGCGTCTAGACATGACCTCCAACAAGCTGAAGAAAATCCCTCCAGATCCCCTGTTCCTGAGGATCCCAGTGTACGCTAAGCTGAAAGGTTCTCCACTCACATCCCTGGTGCTGAGCTTCGGTGGGAACCCGCTGCACTGTAACTGTGAGCTAGTTTGGCTGAGGAGGCTGACCAGGGAAGACGACCTGGAGACATGCGCCTCCCCCCGAGAGCTCGCCGGCAAGTATTTCTGGACCATCCGCGAGGAGGAGTTTGTGTGCGAGCCACCCATGATCACGCGGCACACCTCCAAGATGTTTGTGATGGAGGGTCAGGAGGTGAGCTTGCGCTGTAAGTCAGTGGGCGACCCGGAACCTTCCACGCATTGGGTCAGCCCCGAGGGGAAGCTGATTGGGAACACGTCCCGCACCATCTGCTATGAGAATGGCTCGTTGGACATCCTCACCACCACTGTGAAGGACTCTGGGAAGTTCACATGCATCGCATCCAACGCCGCCGGCGAGGCAACGGCTCCCGTGGAGCTGGTGGTTAACCCCTCTCCACACTTTGACCCCAAGCTGGAGCCCGAGCCTGGCCCCTCTGACATCCCCACCTCCATCAAGTCCAACGCCAGCGGGGGCCACGCCCGCACCGACCATCAGAGGGTCAGTGTGTCAGAGCTGAGCTCGACCTCGGTCACCATCCGATGGCCCCCTCAGGACCACATTCCGGGGGTCCGTATGTACCAGATCCAGTACAACAGCTCCTCCGACGACATCCTCATATACAG gatgatCCCTGCGTCTCATAAGTTCTTCCTACTCAGTGACTTGGCCACTCAACGGGATTATGACCTGTGTGTGCTGGCGGTGTACGACGATGGCGTCACGGCCCTAACCGGCACCCGCCTGGTGGGCTGCGTGGCTTTTACCACAGAGCGCGAGTACCGTCAGTGCCGCTCCCTCCACGACCAATTCCTGGGCGGAACCATGATCATCGTGATCGGCGGTATCATAGTGGCGTCCGTGCTTGtcttcatcttcatcctcctcatGAAATACAAGCTGCACAGCAACCATTACAAGCAGAAGGCGGCACATGTCAGCAACGTGTGCTCTCAGACCAACGGAGGCCACGCGGCGGGCGGGGGAGGCCCTCCCATCCCCCCTTCCTCCTCAGGCTCGGCTAATAAGCCCATGCCTCCTGGCCCAGTGGACAAGGTAGGGCACGAGGGACCCCATCAGGCCTCGGAAGGGGGCTTCGGAGGGCCCTTGAAAGGGACCACCGTAGTGGACTTGAACCCAGACTACGGGAAGTCAGTGAAGGACGAGGATGCTATATCACAATAA